The following nucleotide sequence is from Halomonas chromatireducens.
CGAAGCGCAGTGGCCCGCTGGACTTCACCAGCGTGCTGCTCTCGCTGGCGGCTACCCTGCCGGCCGTGTATGGCGTGAAGGAGATCGCCAAGGCGGGGCTCGAGCCCGTTTCGCTTCTGGTGCTGCTGCTGGGAGGCGTAATGGCGCTTGCCTTCGTGCGTCGTCAAAAGCGCTTGGCCGATCCATTGCTCGACATGCGTCTTTTCGGTAGCCGCACGTTCAGTGCCGCTCTGATCGTATTGCTGGTTGGTCTGGTGGGCGTTTCCGGTGTGATGCTGCTGGTGACCCAGTATCTGCAGCTGGTGGCAGGGCTCACGCCGTTGGCGGCTGGGCTCTGGATGGGGCCGCCGGCGTTGATGATGGTGCTGGCGGGCATCGTTGCGCCGCTGATCGCGCGACGTATTCGTCCTGGCTATGTAGTGGGCGCCGCGCTCACGCTCTCGACGCTTGGGTACTGGCTGCTGGCCAGTGTCGACGTGAATTCCAGCGGCGTGGGCATGGCGATCGCCGGATTCTCGCTGGTCTATCTCGGCCTGGGCACCATCGCTGCGTTGGGAACGGACCTGGTGGTAGGCGCGGCGCCGTCGGAGAAGGTCGGTTCGGCCTCGGCCATGTCGGAGATGGTGCAAGAGCTGGGCGTTGCGCTGGGTGTGGCCTTGCTGGGCAGCCTGGCCACTTTCGTCTATCGCGCTCAGGTCAGCGCGACGATAGCCGAGGGTGAAATTGCCGAGGCGGCGGACATCGTGGAGGAGAGCCTTTGGGCCACCGTTTCGGCCGGCGAGAGCCTGCCTGCAGGCGTATTGCTGGAAGCCCAGCAGGCCTTCACCGCGGGGTTGAACGTGACCGCCACGGTGGGTGGCATCGCCATCCTGGCGCTGGCGGTGGTCTCCATCGTCAGCCTGCGCCATGTCGCCGCGATAGGAGAGGAAGTTCAGGAACATTCAGCCGAGAAGGGCGAGCCCTGCTCGCTCTAGCAATTCATTACATTCGAGCCCACCAGGATCGAGCCGAGAACGACCAATACCAACGAAGGTGTGTCGTGAAACGAAGCGCCCCCGGTACTCAGGGTGCCAGGGGCTGCAATATCGATACGCTGACGATCAGTCGTGGGGGGAGCGTTGCCGGTAAGGGACGCGCTCATCCTCATCGATACGCACTTCCTTGCGAATGGGTTGCCTCTGCTTCTCGCTCATGGCGTAGGTCAATAGCGCCACTGCGGCCACGCTCACGGTCAGCATTGTGATGATACCCATGTGCATGTCCTCCTGCGGGTGAATGGGGCGACCCTCGGGACTTCGCTGTCCCTACGAGAGGTGTGCCTGCCCTCTGGAGGATGGCAGTTTTCTCGCTGGCCGACAAAGACTTTGACTCGTTGTCAGCGACTTAGTTTTCACGCTTGGCGAGAAACCCATTTTTATCGCTTCGCGATAAGGGTCCACGACCTTGCCGAGTGGCCCGCCGCCGAGTCGTTACTGGCCTGGCTGCCTGGTTGGCCTCATTGGTATTGCTTTTTTAACCGGTTTAGTGAAATACATTTCCAGGTATATAATTCTGGTAAATTCTTGGGTGGTTGTACTTAGTTCTACGGATGCCCTGTCCGTAAGGTCGACTAAGAAATATCACTAGTGTGAATTGCGCAGTCTCCTGGATTTATTTTTTTCCTCACCAGTTTATTCTCCCCAAGGTCAGCTTTCTGACCAGTTCACGATTCAATCATTAAAATAAACAAGAGCGCTGCTTGGTAGTGCGCTTGATGCTATCAAGCACGCCGGGAGAAGGCACTTTCATGAGCGTCAACAGGCGTAATTTCCTCAAGTACGGTGGTGCTGCCGCGGTGGGTACCGTGATGGCTCCGAGTATCGTCAAGGCCCAGGAAACCTTCAACTGGCGCATGACCACCAGTTGGCCCTCCGGGTTTCCATTCTTCCAATCTGGCCCCGGCGCCGCCACGGACTTCGCCAAGCGAGTCGAAGACATGTCGGGCGGGCGCATCAAGATTCGGGTTTATGAAGCCGGTGAACTGATCCCAGCCTTCGATGGCTTCGATGCCGTCTCGCGGGGCCAGCAGGTCCAGTTGAACCATGCCTGCTCCTACTACTGGGCCGGGGAGTCTTTTGCTGCCCAGTACTTCACCACCGTGCCGTTCGGCATGACCCCCTGTGTGTCAACCTGAATCCATACACCGGCTCAGTGAGTTAAGCTCGATATCCTAGATTCATAGAATAACCGCAGCAGTGCGCC
It contains:
- a CDS encoding MFS transporter is translated as MVSLNEVSGSRLARQRAGIKEWAGLAVLALPTVLLGLDVTILYLALPALAADLQPSSTQALWIMDAYGFMIAGFLITMGTLGDRIGRRRLLMIGAVGFGITSVIAAYSTNAAMLIAARALLGVAGATLMPSTLALISNMFGDVRQRALAIGVWATMFALGMALGPVVGGVLLERFWWGSAFLVAVPVVTVLLIAAPILLPEYRAKRSGPLDFTSVLLSLAATLPAVYGVKEIAKAGLEPVSLLVLLLGGVMALAFVRRQKRLADPLLDMRLFGSRTFSAALIVLLVGLVGVSGVMLLVTQYLQLVAGLTPLAAGLWMGPPALMMVLAGIVAPLIARRIRPGYVVGAALTLSTLGYWLLASVDVNSSGVGMAIAGFSLVYLGLGTIAALGTDLVVGAAPSEKVGSASAMSEMVQELGVALGVALLGSLATFVYRAQVSATIAEGEIAEAADIVEESLWATVSAGESLPAGVLLEAQQAFTAGLNVTATVGGIAILALAVVSIVSLRHVAAIGEEVQEHSAEKGEPCSL
- a CDS encoding twin-arginine translocation signal domain-containing protein, whose translation is MSVNRRNFLKYGGAAAVGTVMAPSIVKAQETFNWRMTTSWPSGFPFFQSGPGAATDFAKRVEDMSGGRIKIRVYEAGELIPAFDGFDAVSRGQQVQLNHACSYYWAGESFAAQYFTTVPFGMTPCVST